Genomic window (Ctenopharyngodon idella isolate HZGC_01 chromosome 20, HZGC01, whole genome shotgun sequence):
ACATGGTGATGCGGCTGGTATGGAGATGCTAGACAAGCGCCTGGTTACCATTCTCTAGGTTTTCGTTGCTTTCGTAGCAACCAGAGTCCCGTGGGGAATCAGCCATGAGGCCACGTCCCTCACAGAGAAGTTTCTCCTGAGAGCCAGAGAGGGCGCTGCGCTCCGGGTCACTGCTACCTATaacacacaaagacacacaaaCTTAGAgaatgcatacatttaaaaaattttattaaacaagTGAAAAACATGGTGCTGAATCCAAATAACTGTCATTGCTAATGGATACTAATGCTGACATATGGCTATGTTCAGTGTAGGGGGTAACTCATCACAAGTAAAtagagttacgtaatcagatgaCTTTTTCAATTAACAAGTAAagtagaaataagagtgttgaacttctcctgtatcctgtttttctttaatccagaatggcagcacagctgaaaggtttgtttgagctgtgccctctactgtacaggtgtaaatatgcatttccttcagcctgaggtttattcttttttgttattaaaaaaaaaaaaaaaaacaagcccagcacaggtgagaaaaagaaatgctaaagtaatttaatgcattacttttcttcttaatgtaaagtaatgtaacaaattacttttcataaaaagtaactaagtaacacaattagttacttttttagggagcaaCGCAATATTGTactgcattacttttaaaagtaactttccccaacactggctaTGTTCATGTATTATAGACATTTGTTTTTtggataaacatttaatatataatgtacttACTAAATCTATGTGAGcgctacttttcaaaaatgttccaaaagttttctatttcaaataaatgctgttcttttaaactttcaattcatcaagaatctaaaaaaacaacatggataataagaagaaatatggttttcaacatggataataagaagaaatatctcgagcaccaaatcattagaatgatttctgaaggatcatgtgacactgaaaactggcgtaatggctgctgaaaatttagctttgccatcacaggaataagttacattttaaagcatattaaaacaaagaacagttattttaaattgtaataacatttcacaatattactgtttttacagtatttttgattcaATGAATGCAGCCTAAAAAGCCCAATCAACcctgaacttttgaacagtggtctgaggtgtgtgtgtgtgtgtgtgtgtgtgtgtgtgtgtgtgtgtgtgtgtgtgtgtgtgtgtgtgtgtgtgtgtgtgtgtgtactcactGTCGTAATCCTGCAGTAGTTCTACAGCAGTCATCAGTACGGCGCGGTGTTGGGGGTCTTTGATGTTGAGCTCATCCAGATCTTCTTCCTCTAGTAACTTAAACGTGTCCAGGTCTTCATACCCATTAAATAGGAACGTTGGCATGTGCTCCTAAAATACACAGATTACACATCCTGTAGAGCAGTAGCACTATGTAGGACCcatacagctaaaaaaaaaaaaataccctaCTCCACCCTAGTAGTTCAACTATGGTGGGATGTATGTGTGGGAATGTTTTCAGACTTCAAACTCTATTGTGACAGCCAACTATCATTATAATCCATTAACACACTGAAAACACCACAATGAGGCTTTAAATGTGTCCTGCTATCTATTGTGTGTAGCCGTAAGGTCTGTAATGTGATGTTATTTAGAGATGTAATAATGCAGGAGCTTGTGGGAGGTCTGAAGGGTGTGTATGTCtctgtgtttaaataaaaattttaaatggcATAGGGAAATGACCTCATCCCACATTCTCATAGTTAATGTCCTTTAACAAGTGCCGACCATCTTTTCACACCAACATCCactttttcattttctcatcTCTTCCCACCCCATTcttacataaatattaaatattaaagatgaGCTGCACACTCAGATTTATGTTAGCTGATTATAGATATATCAATAGAAATTTAAAGCATGTATataattcagtaaaaaaaagttgtgtgtgATCTCTGTCTCACCTTCAGGTTGATTCTCTCCAGTAACTCCTCGACAGAGCTGGGCTTGGGCGGCCTGCCCTTCCTTCTCCTCCGAACCGCTCGTTTGGGCTTCTCCTCTTCTTCAGCCAGCACATCCACATAGATGAACTTAAACGTGCCCACCTTGTTATTGAGCAGACCCATCCAGGTGCCCATGGGCGGCTTACTGATGATATCAATCACATCTCCTCTCTTAAGAGAAAAACGAAGAAATTGagttcaattaaataaaaattcttattcaataaaatgaaagaaaaataaataaacctgaaactaaaaacaaatctccaaaataaaataaaaataactcattTTAATGTCTCATATCACCCTAAATCATCTTCCTTctcatataattaaaatgatttaaactcatatcaatattatttatttaccaaGTGGCCATATAATAAGTTGGACCTTTAATCACAATGGTTTGAAaaggtctaaaatataattttaaaagtaatgagtaTTAAACACAAAGATGAATCTGATTAATTTCCTGTGTGTTCAGTACCTTGAGTTTGAGTGAGTCTGTATCATATGGACTCGGTGTGAAGTCAGTGTGAACTCTTGCTCTGCCGCAGAATGGCCCTCTGTACGGAGGCTCTTCATCATCACCATCCTCACTCCTCACACTCTCTCTGTTGCTGGCTGATGAGTCTGTGGTGCTCACAGTCTGTCCACCTGTGAGAGGACCAATGCAATCATTAGTCAGACCGCACAGAAAAACATCTGCATCATTGGAGCTATCATTCatgttcaaatatttaaatattcttttcttccatattgtgacaaTCCATATGAAATGGATTAtcgaaaaaggaaaaaatgtagGCAGGGACTTGGTTCTATCCATTGGTTGTTGTTGATTGGATAGAGGCAGATCAGAATACAAGTTTGCAGTCGACTGTAAGAAAGGGGCAGGTTTTATGTGGACTAAATGATTTGAGTCCGGCATAAGTCACCAGAAAGAAGTACATAGTTTTCATCAGATGAtcaagttatgacattttgattaaaaattgaggcaaaattacaattacaaaatAGGGTAAAAGTAATATGAgcaatagtgatgcttgccttagcaaagaacacacacacacacacacttactcatGGAGCTCTGTCCACTGAGGGAGCTGCGGAGACTCTCTACAGACCCTCCTGCCTTGAGTTTGGGCTTCTCTAGAGAGTCTGTGTCTGGCTGAGGAGACTGAGGACAACTGGGCGTCCCATCTGGACTGGACTatataaagaagaaaaaaagaaaaaagaaagtgtatcattatttataaaaaacaaatcaagaAAGAGACAGCAGATGATGGATATAATATAAAGCTCACAAAAAGGACACTTGGTGCACTGCTGCAAGATCAATCTTTAGTGTGGAAGTAATTCCTCAAAGTCACCACTAGGTGGGactacaacataaaatataattacaggGAGCACGACATGAAGAACAAATGTGCTGTGTTGGCACATGAAATTCTCTCTGCACAGATGTGCTCAACAatgactaacacacacacacatccagagATCTACATTAAACATGGTAAAAGAGATGAGACACGTCATATAAATGTGAACGCTTTGCCTAATGGTAactaaaacctagtgagctgcctacagaGGCAGCATGTGAATACAGGCAGACAGTGTATATTCAAACACTGCCAGGGAGTTAGGGTGTATTCAATTGGATGAGCTTGTATCAGGCTCCAGGCTACATAAAGAGATGTTTGACCCTAGTTTGAAACACAGAAAGTGGGGCACACGTGCGCTACTTTCCCCTGGAGTAAAGGCAGGGTCTCACCTCTGAACATGCCTGCTCAATAGCACATAACTCAGCACGGTCAAAGCAAGCACACAAGCATCTGTACCTGTACCTGTTCAGAGAGAGACCCGGCATATTTCTTGGACATGCGTTTCCTCATAGTCTCTTTGACAGACTTGACTTTCTTCCCTAGAGAGATGCGGGATGTGGTGGGAGATTTCACAGCATCCCTGTACAAAGCCTCCTGCTCCTTATgccagagagagggagagagagagagagagacagaaagaaagtgATTAAGCACACTGAAAGCCAGCTGATCAACACAACTGGATCACAAACACCGCAGCTGTATTTGAGATCTGAGACCAAGAAGaagcgagagaaagagagcatgTGTACTTACGCTAGGCTCGGCCGCGTTGACCACATGGAGAGAACGATTAGACAGGTCAAATCCTCCAAAGCTACACGTTCTCTGCagaaaatatacataattacTGTGAATTCACAAtcaaatgaatatatatttagagGAGTCATTTAAAACGATTCACAAAGTCTCAATGATTCATGCTGCTCTTTACAATGGAAAccacacattttaaaatgatgaaCTGCCAAAGGAAATAGTTCATGGTATGACCTGATTTCCTATTCAACTCCAAATAAAATCTTTCAGcagttgtttaacattatgtaaataaacTGGTGCTTTCTTGTCAAACCTTGAATGGACTGAAATTGATACTGAAaaaataatgagaaataaagcACTAATGTGAACTGACTTTACAGCAACATCTTACATTGCTCAAATTCAAGCgatgcattacatttaaatgaacaggCTTTTCATTTCATGACGTTCTTGAAATGTTCTACAAAAGCGGCAGAAATCAGAAATAtcctgtttaaaataaacagataaaGATCAAAAGGTGTAGTATGAGAAGCTGTTTCATGTTCCATGGAATAACATCATgcactttaaaagaaaaaaaaaaaaaaagaaaaaaaaaatatctcacaAAAAATAGAGCAGCAcatacgaaaaaaaaaaaaatccatcaaaTTTTGCATTCATGCCCAGGCTGAGAAAGGCATTTTCAACCCAAAATGGATGAAAAAGTTCACTGATGAAGATCACGGTCATGTTCACATTCACTATGAATGACGGCGAGGATCCGCAGACGGCAGACTCTACAAAGCTGCAGAAGGAActctatattatttattttcttcttcttctaaaaCTTTCCTCTGTCTCATAAGGACTGAGAGTTTCAATTATGATCTGACACACATGGCTGACTACAAGAGAAATGAAAGGAGAGAAGCTCAGGATGGGAAAAGATAAGACTTCACATTCTGTTTCTCTTCTATACATTTCTCAGATTATGCAGTTTTGACTCCATACTGCAGTAATATGAGTCTACAGTAATGAGAAGAGCTGACGGCTAACTGACAGTCTAAGGGATTTCTAACTTTAATCATCGCCACAGACATGGGtgaagatatatatttttttgtattttatgacAGCACAGTCCATATTTCAGTATCAGACTCTGTCTTGAAATATAACTCAAGTGTGTCTCTAAATTGTACCCTACAGAAATTCTTTTGCAGCTTTGCAGCAGCCTGTTCCTCCAGTGCAGCAGGGGGCACTGTAGATCTGCTCTTCTGGCAAACTCACAGACTTCTGCTGAATGCGTAAGAGCACGCGCTTGGTGCAGCGATCCATGCTGGACGCCCACTTCCTGTTCGCGTCTCTTTCATCCTCCAGGAGCCAACGCCTGTCTGCTTTACTCAACGTGATGGGCCTAACCAGCCCGGTCCAGTTCAAGTGGCCATACAGGCTGCGTTCCACCACGTACGTGATGTTGAGCTCGCTAACTGCAGTCCTTCCCTTCAGACGCCTTGGTGGAAACAGCCAGCTGCCCACTACTCCGCTCCCACAGCTCTTCCCCTTCTCCCTGGCCAACGGAAGCTCACGAGTGGGAGGGGAGGCAGGCAAGGTGGAGGATGGAGCGATGGTTTTCTGAGCGTTGCAGGAACGTTGGTAGAGCAGGTGCTTGGTGGAGTACGCATAGTTTGGGTCAGGCTTATTGCGCTGCCACATGGAGACGGGCGGCCGCTTGGTGTTGTTAATGTCATCTAAAGACACCAGAAGGGGGTGCGGCTTTGGGCGGGGCCTAGTGAGGCCGTAAAAAGCGTAGACGCTGTCAGTACTTACCCCGTGAGATAGAGATGATAAGGCCTTGCGCATCTCTCCGTCTGTAGCTGAGCGGGAGACTTTAGCACTGTCGTCTCCCAAACCCTCCAATTCAGAGAAAGAGGAGCCACTACCCCCCACTACACCCAGTCCGGATCCGGCGCTACTCTTCCGTGGAGGGCGGATAAGGCCGTGAGGATGTGCGCCGGGGGTCTTCACTAAGTTGTGAGCAGGTTTCCAGGCATCAAGGCTGCTGGTGGAGGGTGAAGTGGTCAGACTATCTGTGTCCCCATCCAGAGACAGCTGCTCTTGGGCAAGAGAGGACAAAGAGGAGTCTGTGCACTGGGCCGGCTTCTTGTGGATTTCTGCATACAGTGCATTTATGTCATCGCATATGGGAGCTGCATCCAGACTAAGCGAATCTGCAAGAAAAGGAAGATCAAAACTAAAACTTCTATAAACTGATAACTTTGAATATACTGAATGCTCTCTACAGTCTATGTtagatattaaaatgttatactATGTTGTctaaatactgttcaaaagtttgagttcagtaatatttttgtaaatgtttttgaaaaagtcttctcaaaagttcaaatgaacagcatttatttgaaaatattttgtaattgtcatttttgatcaatttaatatatcCTTCtagaataaaaatatcaatttcttaaaacagtaatgtaaattaaatataaaacactaaaaactaatatcaattgttttaaatgctacaactGAACTTTAGGCATTATAATAGTATAATGTACAccatgaaaaatggatattcattttgagatttgctaaaaattacatttacagtatcatgaaattaaaatatttcagttttaagaaTATTCTCATAGCAAACATCAGTTAATGCCAGATAAATAATATTCTCTTTCAGCTACCTTGTGAGCCATGTCTTTTGCTGTCATCCACTTTGATGAGTTTCTTGCGAACACGTCGAGTTGAGTTGACCAGCTTGTGAAGCCTCTTGAATTTTACA
Coding sequences:
- the sash1a gene encoding SAM and SH3 domain-containing protein 1a isoform X7 codes for the protein MLIPVLSFLLFLGKCEAYILPVFTCLDGSLGNIDDLAQEYSEYYNTYFSDVSDRMEELRKRQVSQELDMEKADTSLNSSEIRSDIQESFGFSSEVSTPEAERKIPLHKSSSEDGSGKWDNKKKNKSFWQNFRKSQKGVTRQTSKGEDIGYVASEITMSDEERIQLMMMVKEKMITVEEALARLKEYERNRQLSSSTDTAEWTDGSSPTVNVSSACNSVEQSDDEQEDSVKFKRLHKLVNSTRRVRKKLIKVDDSKRHGSQDSLSLDAAPICDDINALYAEIHKKPAQCTDSSLSSLAQEQLSLDGDTDSLTTSPSTSSLDAWKPAHNLVKTPGAHPHGLIRPPRKSSAGSGLGVVGGSGSSFSELEGLGDDSAKVSRSATDGEMRKALSSLSHGVSTDSVYAFYGLTRPRPKPHPLLVSLDDINNTKRPPVSMWQRNKPDPNYAYSTKHLLYQRSCNAQKTIAPSSTLPASPPTRELPLAREKGKSCGSGVVGSWLFPPRRLKGRTAVSELNITYVVERSLYGHLNWTGLVRPITLSKADRRWLLEDERDANRKWASSMDRCTKRVLLRIQQKSRTCSFGGFDLSNRSLHVVNAAEPSEQEALYRDAVKSPTTSRISLGKKVKSVKETMRKRMSKKYAGSLSEQVQSSPDGTPSCPQSPQPDTDSLEKPKLKAGGSVESLRSSLSGQSSMSGQTVSTTDSSASNRESVRSEDGDDEEPPYRGPFCGRARVHTDFTPSPYDTDSLKLKRGDVIDIISKPPMGTWMGLLNNKVGTFKFIYVDVLAEEEEKPKRAVRRRRKGRPPKPSSVEELLERINLKEHMPTFLFNGYEDLDTFKLLEEEDLDELNIKDPQHRAVLMTAVELLQDYDSSSDPERSALSGSQEKLLCEGRGLMADSPRDSGCYESNENLENGKSRKASRHSRGSSGFDCGGVKSTDYPTLPMTRSTEALQQQAKKERKFPKTFLPRPIKGFSLRSLGLKKGSKAGQTSRIPVSRSCEELDDPQENPESWKRSHSLGDIHWEQAFDQRKDQCGSEDRGRPEINKKQVKTDPVESKQDQSCVGRETGSLQRPMVPTQLPLSLVSQLPAGQISNRQPVSAPTSPAPRTHPKKPPVPPPVPAKKSKERMPNGLRHPPLVLSGSVPNTPTLPPKPIYTPTTPSECSPSTPVSPGESPVALNPPWLSDLPESACPQIHGAKVTLSRKISHAKMLDLETLLEDRMHSEGIDLTEEPYSDKHGRCGIPQLLVQRYSEDFQQPVKDVASSLDQIRVKQLRKEHRMAIPSGGLTDMCRKPVSPVHVSSVSDWLVSIGMPMYSAPLLAAGFDTLGRVSSLNEARAREAGLKEDHHIRILLSEAQLVTASSSGQS
- the sash1a gene encoding SAM and SH3 domain-containing protein 1a isoform X11; its protein translation is MDGSLGNIDDLAQEYSEYYNTYFSDVSDRMEELRKRQVSQELDMEKADTSLNSSEIRSDIQESFGFSSEVSTPEAERKIPLHKSSSEDGSGKWDNKKKNKSFWQNFRKSQKGVTRQTSKGEDIGYVASEITMSDEERIQLMMMVKEKMITVEEALARLKEYERNRQLSSSTDTAEWTDGSSPTVNVSSACNSVEQSDDEQEDSVKFKRLHKLVNSTRRVRKKLIKVDDSKRHGSQDSLSLDAAPICDDINALYAEIHKKPAQCTDSSLSSLAQEQLSLDGDTDSLTTSPSTSSLDAWKPAHNLVKTPGAHPHGLIRPPRKSSAGSGLGVVGGSGSSFSELEGLGDDSAKVSRSATDGEMRKALSSLSHGVSTDSVYAFYGLTRPRPKPHPLLVSLDDINNTKRPPVSMWQRNKPDPNYAYSTKHLLYQRSCNAQKTIAPSSTLPASPPTRELPLAREKGKSCGSGVVGSWLFPPRRLKGRTAVSELNITYVVERSLYGHLNWTGLVRPITLSKADRRWLLEDERDANRKWASSMDRCTKRVLLRIQQKSRTCSFGGFDLSNRSLHVVNAAEPSEQEALYRDAVKSPTTSRISLGKKVKSVKETMRKRMSKKYAGSLSEQVQSSPDGTPSCPQSPQPDTDSLEKPKLKAGGSVESLRSSLSGQSSMSGQTVSTTDSSASNRESVRSEDGDDEEPPYRGPFCGRARVHTDFTPSPYDTDSLKLKRGDVIDIISKPPMGTWMGLLNNKVGTFKFIYVDVLAEEEEKPKRAVRRRRKGRPPKPSSVEELLERINLKEHMPTFLFNGYEDLDTFKLLEEEDLDELNIKDPQHRAVLMTAVELLQDYDSSSDPERSALSGSQEKLLCEGRGLMADSPRDSGCYESNENLENGKSRKASRHSRGSSGFDCGGVKSTDYPTLPMTRSTEALQQQAKKERKFPKTFLPRPIKGFSLRSLGLKKGSKAGQTSRIPVSRSCEELDDPQENPESWKRSHSLGDIHWEQAFDQRKDQCGSEDRGRPEINKKQVKTDPVESKQDQSCVGRETGSLQRPMVPTQLPLSLVSQLPAGQISNRQPVSAPTSPAPRTHPKKPPVPPPVPAKKSKERMPNGLRHPPLVLSGSVPNTPTLPPKPIYTPTTPSECSPSTPVSPGESPVALNPPWLSDLPESACPQIHGAKVTLSRKISHAKMLDLETLLEDRMHSEGIDLTEEPYSDKHGRCGIPQLLVQRYSEDFQQPVKDVASSLDQIRVKQLRKEHRMAIPSGGLTDMCRKPVSPVHVSSVSDWLVSIGMPMYSAPLLAAGFDTLGRVSSLNEARAREAGLKEDHHIRILLSEAQLVTASSSGQS
- the sash1a gene encoding SAM and SH3 domain-containing protein 1a isoform X14; translated protein: MEELRKRQVSQELDMEKADTSLNSSEIRSDIQESFGFSSEVSTPEAERKIPLHKSSSEDGSGKWDNKKKNKSFWQNFRKSQKGVTRQTSKGEDIGYVASEITMSDEERIQLMMMVKEKMITVEEALARLKEYERNRQLSSSTDTAEWTDGSSPTVNVSSACNSVEQSDDEQEDSVKFKRLHKLVNSTRRVRKKLIKVDDSKRHGSQDSLSLDAAPICDDINALYAEIHKKPAQCTDSSLSSLAQEQLSLDGDTDSLTTSPSTSSLDAWKPAHNLVKTPGAHPHGLIRPPRKSSAGSGLGVVGGSGSSFSELEGLGDDSAKVSRSATDGEMRKALSSLSHGVSTDSVYAFYGLTRPRPKPHPLLVSLDDINNTKRPPVSMWQRNKPDPNYAYSTKHLLYQRSCNAQKTIAPSSTLPASPPTRELPLAREKGKSCGSGVVGSWLFPPRRLKGRTAVSELNITYVVERSLYGHLNWTGLVRPITLSKADRRWLLEDERDANRKWASSMDRCTKRVLLRIQQKSRTCSFGGFDLSNRSLHVVNAAEPSEQEALYRDAVKSPTTSRISLGKKVKSVKETMRKRMSKKYAGSLSEQVQSSPDGTPSCPQSPQPDTDSLEKPKLKAGGSVESLRSSLSGQSSMSGQTVSTTDSSASNRESVRSEDGDDEEPPYRGPFCGRARVHTDFTPSPYDTDSLKLKRGDVIDIISKPPMGTWMGLLNNKVGTFKFIYVDVLAEEEEKPKRAVRRRRKGRPPKPSSVEELLERINLKEHMPTFLFNGYEDLDTFKLLEEEDLDELNIKDPQHRAVLMTAVELLQDYDSSSDPERSALSGSQEKLLCEGRGLMADSPRDSGCYESNENLENGKSRKASRHSRGSSGFDCGGVKSTDYPTLPMTRSTEALQQQAKKERKFPKTFLPRPIKGFSLRSLGLKKGSKAGQTSRIPVSRSCEELDDPQENPESWKRSHSLGDIHWEQAFDQRKDQCGSEDRGRPEINKKQVKTDPVESKQDQSCVGRETGSLQRPMVPTQLPLSLVSQLPAGQISNRQPVSAPTSPAPRTHPKKPPVPPPVPAKKSKERMPNGLRHPPLVLSGSVPNTPTLPPKPIYTPTTPSECSPSTPVSPGESPVALNPPWLSDLPESACPQIHGAKVTLSRKISHAKMLDLETLLEDRMHSEGIDLTEEPYSDKHGRCGIPQLLVQRYSEDFQQPVKDVASSLDQIRVKQLRKEHRMAIPSGGLTDMCRKPVSPVHVSSVSDWLVSIGMPMYSAPLLAAGFDTLGRVSSLNEARAREAGLKEDHHIRILLSEAQLVTASSSGQS